A window of the Candidatus Nitrosotalea okcheonensis genome harbors these coding sequences:
- a CDS encoding winged helix-turn-helix domain-containing protein codes for MSKHQYRSEMGIISDILRVVLDCDRHGTIISSISRSANLSHYTAIEKCQKLIDFGLMKSTNDGRTRTFTITEKGIHFFQELQKFLETVQEIKIRY; via the coding sequence ATGTCAAAACATCAATACCGATCAGAAATGGGTATAATATCGGATATTTTACGTGTTGTACTGGATTGTGATAGGCATGGTACAATAATATCCTCCATATCCAGAAGTGCAAATCTATCACATTATACAGCAATTGAAAAATGTCAAAAATTGATAGACTTTGGATTAATGAAGTCTACAAATGATGGGAGAACCCGTACTTTCACCATTACTGAAAAAGGAATACACTTTTTTCAAGAACTACAGAAATTCCTAGAAACTGTGCAGGAAATAAAAATAAGATATTGA
- a CDS encoding winged helix-turn-helix domain-containing protein produces the protein MDSDDDIISVLADKYSREIIILLTNNELTTQEIATKLNIPLSTSYRKIKFLEYMKIIKKTKVIRTLEGLDESYYKGLVSEIEIKFRDGKISYKIERLQMNDKIVRLWQEFGKK, from the coding sequence ATGGACAGCGACGATGACATCATATCAGTACTTGCGGATAAATATAGCAGAGAGATAATCATACTTTTAACAAATAACGAGTTGACAACACAGGAGATTGCTACAAAGCTTAACATTCCACTATCTACAAGCTACAGAAAAATAAAATTCTTAGAATATATGAAAATCATAAAGAAAACCAAGGTTATCAGAACCTTAGAGGGACTCGATGAAAGCTATTACAAGGGACTTGTTTCCGAAATTGAGATCAAGTTCAGGGATGGAAAGATTTCATATAAAATTGAACGACTTCAAATGAATGATAAGATAGTTAGACTCTGGCAAGAGTTTGGAAAAAAATAG
- a CDS encoding cupredoxin domain-containing protein, translating to MSKPFGVLFGLLALVAILGVAPAFGQTANEIDMVKGAGASASAACVTANNCFSPNPLNVTPGTTVTWKNTDTVSHYVTSGKPSDETTGTVFDSGNLIKPGSTFQFTFANAGTYDYFCTVHPWMTGQVIVGAASTTPSTTTSNMTTTMSNMTTTPAANTTTTTTPAATTPTTTTPAANTTTTTTPSATTPAANTTTTTTPSATTTPSATTPETPQYSASPTTVSPSPGPTGDEVAAWVAGIVIFGIVSGIGIWTAVRRR from the coding sequence CGTACTATTTGGTCTTTTGGCTCTAGTTGCTATCTTAGGTGTAGCACCAGCATTTGGACAAACAGCAAATGAAATTGATATGGTAAAGGGCGCAGGCGCTTCCGCATCAGCGGCTTGTGTCACTGCAAATAATTGCTTTTCTCCAAATCCTCTGAATGTTACACCGGGAACAACAGTAACTTGGAAAAATACTGATACTGTAAGTCATTATGTGACAAGCGGTAAACCGTCCGATGAAACAACTGGAACTGTGTTTGATAGCGGTAATTTGATCAAACCAGGCAGTACATTCCAATTTACTTTTGCAAATGCAGGCACATATGATTACTTTTGCACTGTTCATCCATGGATGACAGGTCAGGTAATTGTAGGAGCAGCTAGTACCACACCAAGTACTACAACGTCGAATATGACAACAACTATGTCTAACATGACAACAACACCAGCTGCAAACACTACAACTACAACAACACCAGCTGCAACAACACCAACTACAACAACACCAGCTGCAAACACTACAACTACAACAACACCATCTGCAACAACACCAGCTGCAAACACTACAACTACAACAACACCATCTGCAACAACAACACCATCTGCAACAACACCAGAAACACCACAATATTCTGCCAGCCCGACTACTGTCAGCCCATCACCTGGACCAACTGGTGATGAAGTAGCTGCATGGGTTGCTGGAATTGTAATATTTGGAATTGTAAGTGGTATAGGAATCTGGACTGCAGTACGACGTAGATAA
- a CDS encoding CBS domain-containing protein, with protein sequence MVTTLENHHSEILYDIQDVMDDAKTRDYVKDISRSEHTTIASIMTRDIVTLDHTKTAHDAIIAMMQKRTGSIIITAYGKPFGIVTERDLARIVAAVHVPARCLILSYLASRPLICASPTQTIQEASYLMGKYNIDHLPILEKDEIVGMVTTRDLAMYLFYA encoded by the coding sequence ATGGTGACAACACTTGAAAATCACCATTCTGAAATACTGTATGATATACAAGATGTGATGGATGATGCAAAAACCCGGGATTATGTTAAAGATATTTCCAGATCTGAGCACACTACAATAGCAAGCATCATGACACGAGATATCGTAACATTGGATCATACCAAAACTGCACATGATGCGATTATTGCCATGATGCAAAAAAGGACTGGAAGCATAATAATCACTGCATATGGAAAACCGTTTGGCATAGTTACAGAAAGGGATTTGGCACGTATAGTTGCAGCTGTGCATGTACCTGCCAGATGTCTGATCTTAAGTTATCTTGCATCAAGACCACTAATTTGTGCAAGTCCAACTCAAACAATTCAGGAAGCATCATATCTGATGGGAAAATATAACATAGATCATCTTCCAATATTGGAAAAAGACGAAATTGTTGGAATGGTTACGACCAGAGATCTTGCCATGTATTTGTTTTATGCTTGA
- a CDS encoding DUF7521 family protein produces MVDLSITHYVLLVAHLIVGFILVLFAAKAFKKTKYLPMLLLVIGFTLLVVGETVIEEAFSFLNDENLQKIIEESFEIAGFITLIWAVKKS; encoded by the coding sequence ATGGTAGATTTATCGATTACTCATTATGTTCTACTTGTGGCACATCTAATAGTAGGTTTCATCCTGGTTTTATTTGCTGCAAAGGCATTCAAGAAAACAAAATATCTGCCAATGCTTCTTTTAGTAATCGGCTTCACACTTCTAGTTGTAGGAGAGACAGTAATCGAAGAGGCATTTTCATTTCTTAATGATGAAAATCTACAGAAAATTATAGAGGAGTCATTTGAGATCGCTGGATTCATCACACTGATTTGGGCAGTCAAAAAAAGTTGA